DNA sequence from the Centroberyx gerrardi isolate f3 chromosome 2, fCenGer3.hap1.cur.20231027, whole genome shotgun sequence genome:
ACCTCTGACCATTGTTCCACATGAAATTCAATGATATTTGGTAAGCATTTTGCATTAATTTATTTGAAATGTAGAATTGCCTCAAAGTGCATCAGAAAATATGCATAAGGCATCTTGAATACCTGCGATCACCATATTTGATTAATCACAGGTCTTCCATTTTTGTCTGAAAAGCCTCCCCACAGTGCGGTAAATCAGCATCTGGAAAAGAAACAGGAGGCTCTTTCTTAGAATGTATCTCATGGCACAACAGGGAGACTTTTATTTGCATAAATTTTCAAGGACTCTATGATACTTTTTCCAGATAAACATGGCAGTTTTAgatcaacagaaaatgaataCCAAATAGTTCCACAAAGGAAGCAGGTGCTGTACAGCGGTCTGAGGTATTAACTCCAATCAAGGCATATATGTAGATTACACCTGTAAACAACTGTGGGTAAGGTGCCAGGTCTGTTATATAGGTTACAGCTCAcctgtactgtacatacaataCAATTGGACAGGTTCTGTCCACAGAATCTGTCAAGAGAGGCTATGAATTCACACTGTTCCCCTGATGCTGTAGCTCTCTGCACTGCATCCTTGTCATGGAAAACTTTATCATACCTATTGTTTCCCAAAATGCCTGTCCCTATGGTTCTGATATTTTTTCATGTGTTGTTCCATAGACCACAGATGGTGAGCCAAATGAGAAAGATGCTCTGCAACCTGGAAAAAACATTGTGGCGGCTGGTTATGCTTTGTATGGCAGTGCCACTATGATGGTCCTTTCCACTGGTCAAGGAGTCAACTGCTTCATGCTTGACCCAGTAagtctctgctctgttttactttATTGAAATGCCTCAAAATTCAACTCAGCTGATGATGATTCTAATTAAGTCCTTTCTGCAAATTACACCATCAGTTAGTTGTCTTTGTTGTGATAGTAAAATATGTTTCTCATAGGTTCCTTGTATTTCTTTTCCAGGCCATAGGTGAGTTCATCTTGGTGGATCGAGATGTGAAGATTAAGAAGAAGGGAAAGATCTACAGTTTGAATGAAGGATATGCACAGCATTTCTATCCAGATGTGACAGAATACttacagaagaagaaatacCCAGAGGTAAAGGCAATAAAACGCATAGTTCAAATCACTATATCACCTCACATTTAAACATTAATACATTACAAAGGCCTGATCTGGAACTTACGTATTAACTTCTGTGGCACCACTGAATAACACTACTGACTTTAAGTTTATTTAATTGGAGAGGAAATGTTtcttcactctcaaattgattttttttttgggactTCATACCTGACTTGactttttaatatattttatactgtgaatGGATTGTTTATGCTTATATTGTttgtaaatggagaaaatatAGCAACTCAATGGAGAAATTGTAACTCAAATGCATtttgagttattttgtgatctGAATGTCACAAAGAGAAAATTTTCCACCCTTTGACCCATTTCTCAAGAAGCTTCAAGAATCTTTGCTTATATGTAGTGCTGTAAAATCACTCTTAAGATAGAACTAGTAGTGAATAAGCCAACACAGTGCATATTCAGCTGAACAGGAGGTGCCTCCCAGTGGCCAGTGACCATCATTGATATTATATAGTGTATATTGGTATAAAAAATCTAGATTGAATTTTGGATATTATGAAATGGATGTAACGGCTGAGGAATTCCACTTAACAATTTTTTGTGTTCCTAGGATGGTTCTGCCCCATATGGCGGGCGATATGTTGGTTCAATGGTAGCTGATGTTCACCGTACTTTGGTGTATGGAGGAATCTTCTTATATCCCGCCAATGTCAAGAGCCCTAAGGGCAAGGTGAGTGGGAGAGAGTCCTGCTACAACTAATGGATTGCAAAATCTATAATCATCCAGTTATTTCAGATCATCAGAGTGTCAAGTTGCAAGAAAATGCACACCAAAGTTATCATGCGTGTATCTCACTGTCAAGTCACTCCTCTTTCTGCTTCTTGTCCCTCAGCTAAGGTTGCTGTATGAATGCAACCCCATGGCATTCATCATGGAACAGGCCGGAGGCATGGCCACAACAGGATCCATGAATGTTCTGGACATCCAGCCCACCACCATCCACCAGCGAGTCCCTGTGGTCCTGGGCTCTCCCGATGACGTGAAGGAGTACATTTCCATCTTCAAGAAGCACGCAAAATGAGGTATTCAGCTTTAGACAGGGCACAATCAAATAGACATGAACAAGCAAACAGACTgagataaatacattttatgtttgtttgtgtgttttgcaggtTCTGAACAGGTCAAGTCTGGTGGCGAGCAAGCTAAAGCTGGGCTGACAACACTAGGGAGAGGCTGAGTAGCAAGGCTCGAGCGGGACATCTCTAGTTGAACGCTTTCTACTCATTCCCTTAACTGCACTGATCAAAGAAACAATACTAAACCATGAATAGACAACGGGTCTTTACATATTAATGTTTACCCTCATTGGACCTACTAACTCTGCCTCATTAACTGTGTTAATGCCAAGTTGTTGCTGTCGCTGTGTGTCTCATTTGCAGagacttactttttttttaatttttttttttaaataaagacaaattacattattattattctatgaTATACAAAAGTCCAGTGTGCTTCCTATGTAAGTATACATGTGtgtaaaagtattaaaaaaataagttgATTAAAAATTCCTTGGGTACATGAGTCATAAATACAATGGAAGTGAATATAACTCTTAACTATATGAAAGTTGTTATGAAAGTAAGTATTAAGAAAGTTGAATGGCGTTTCTACTGTTTTCAGTGGCTGAGTTATTAATACAATGGAAATCTATGAGAGAtttgattattatcattaccaTTCGGCCTTACTTTCACCGATTGAGATGAAGCGTGACAGGAATGttccacttttttattttattttttttttttttaacctttatttaaccaggtgagtcccattgagattacaagatctctttttcgagggagccctggccaagatagcagcaatacaAATAGGATTACTGAGGAGCTCAACAAGTTTCGTAGCAATCATCCAGTCACAAGCCAAGTTATAAGCTAAAATGTCATTGGCCACACCCACCAGAAGTAATTTTGGATTTTGATTATTACTTGTCCAATGTACATCCGTTtgtgagaaatacatttttagaagtTTTGGCACCTCCTATTGGCCAATTGTGCTTTTGCACAAATAGTTGAATACTAGTCAACATAATTGTTAAGTATGGTGAAGATTGGACACACAGTCGATGAGTTATGACCATTTTTCTGCATAGTCAGGTATTCTGTCAAGGTCGTTAGTTAATTTTATCCATGTTGCGCATGCATGTTGTATCCATTAAACgatggggaaaaaatggaatCTTTGTGTAGCTTGGTCTGGTATTGTGGTGTACAAATTTTAGAGGTAAAATTGAAAAAGAAgaagtttttcagtttttcataaAACGCAGAATGGCAGAAATTGATCACACTGTGTGCACTTGGCTTGGCTAGCTCCAAGGAATCTATAGAGAAAATCATTTCTAAGAGTTCTAGTCCTGACGCAGACGTCACGACTGCCAGCCAGTGGAATAAGTGCTTCCGAGTGGGCGCATCCCCATGGTGAGACATCGAAATGAATGCTATGAAAGAGAACTGGCATACTTAATTGCACAGTATGGTTAACAGTCAAGTGTTGCAGGAGGGGTAAAATGGTCAGGCTTCACCCTCTAACTGTGATATATTGGCTAAGGGGGCGAAGCCTGACCTCTTTCCCCTTCCTGCAACACTCACATGCCGACAACATGCCGCATGCCGCAGCCATGGATTAGGGTTAGTGTGCTGTGTGAAGTTTACTGCCGTTACAGGATTTCTGTATATTGAAGTTAAAATTTGCTAATGTGTGAAGTTGCTCTAAATAAGCATGTCAGTCCTTTGAGTTTGACATACTTAACATGGAAGTGTGAGAGTTTGGACAGTTTTATGGAAACAGCTTTTATCTGATGTgtaagattttatttttctaatatGGAAGATTTTTTACGGAAATTTGAACGTTTCCAAAGGAAAATCACCTCCCTTTACATAACCCCAGTTGTCATGAAAAGTGCAGACTTGAAATGAGATAACAGTGCATGTCTGTGACATTCAATTAGAGTCTGAGGGCAGCCTATGCTTGGGAGTATGTTACCAGAACCCTGACCGGAACTACGCTCATATCTGTCCCCAtagtttagagagagagagagagttgttagCAAGTTCCGAAAACAAGAGAAGGATGACATGAACTCTAAAAAATGTTCAACAATATATCCGTTCAACTTTCATCTCTCCATAGCCCGACGAGTCAGACCCATGGAATGCTATGCAAGCTATGACTCAAATTTGGGTCGTCTGACCCAATGAGAGTCTGGCACAGTGGCTAATTAAAAAGATGTGTCGATATCAAAAATCTTCAGGAATTGTGCTTGAAACATATATTTTACAAGTCAgatgtgtgggcatgtgtgccCATAGGAAATAGCAAAACTTTAATTACAGTTGAAGTCGAGTACCACAGTGGGTGTTTCCAGGGGGCTGTTTACATGTGGCAACTCctacttctgattggttcaaTCCATTCAACAACTAAGTGAAGGTCAGATATCCGGTAAAGCGTGCTACATGTGCTTATTTTACCATTAGCATTTATTTTGTCTACATATTCAACCTAAACTAGATAATAATCATTTAAAATCCATACTCCATATATAATTAAATCTTAATAATTGaggacaaaaacatttttggttGTCATTAGACCTTGGTATCAAAGCATTAATGCATGAAGGCAATTCATTGTTTCAAATTACTTCTGTGCTTTACTCCAGCCTCCCATTTTTATTTAGGGCCTTTAAAGACACACCAAATGTGGTATACATTTTAgcagacatcatcatcatctttttgTGGCCAATAGAAACAGTGTTCTTCTCCTACTAAAAGGCTAGCAGAGGCCATCGTTAACAGATTACTGTTTAACCCATGAGACAAGTCTTATCTGTGTTTAAAAGCCATAAACCTTGGCTCTACTGCTCATCTTATCTCACCTAACACAACCATAAATTTACTTTAAAGCTTCAAACTTAATTGTCAGGGCCAAAGAGGttttatgaataataatatgaCATGTATATCAGTGCTTATTTCATTACAATTCAACAATTGTGAACACAATCAAATTCaaagacattttgaaatatatCGATATTCCACAGTAAAATGAGCTAAGTTTGCTTTACAACTTTGATGTTTTTGTCAGCAAACACTAGCACAAACTTCTTACTGTAAGTTCgtacatttaaaatgtttaattgcTCATGAACATCTGTACAAAACTTTACACAGCAGGAATGTGCACTTTAGGCACCGTAGTGCCCTTTGGAATGTACACATTTACGTAACATTCAACAACACATATTAATAGCTATTTGtgattaataattaattaatacatTCATTAATATTGTACTCTCAGCAATGGACCCTGACCAGGATTGTGCTCAAAAATTCTTCTAAATTCTTCTTCTATTTCAAAGTAATTAGAAATATAATAGTTCAGGCAAAATTACTTGTTTTTGTAGCTGGCTGCAGTATATAAGTCTTCTGAAAAGCCGCTATATATTTCTTAATCTTCAATCACACCATTGCACAGAACATCACAATAGTCTTTGATTTCTGGCAAACCAGTGCATAAATCAGAGAAAGGACAGTTTTGTCTTTAAGATGACATCTAATATTATGTCTAAGGCAACACaatgctgcctgaggaagagcacTGAGCTCGAAACGTGTTATACATGCCTATATGTTCATCTCATTATGCGCTATTGTTCATTTATGTGCTTTTGAagctttaataaatattttgacGTTGCACAAGTAAGGTGCTTCCAATCccttgattttgattttggagGTTTTAAGGTTTTAAGGTTTCTGGgaatttgttattgttattgtccTCTAATTAGAACAATAAACTCACACCTGAGTGGACATACAGTCAAAGAAAAGAGGAGCATCTATTCAACCACAGTAATCAGTCAGTAATCAactgttttcctttctttcaggCACTGCAGTCCCTTGCTAGCCCCTGATTGTTTCTGGCATCAGCAACACACCCTGACAGGCCCTAGCAGGACCAGAAATGTTTTAGGTTTGCCACAGCACTAATGGGCCATAAAGACTCactgagaaaagagaaaaggtcCAATAGCAACTCAAAAGCCTCATTCAATAGTAGTTTATTTGGGCAAGCAGTCGTTATGGTCCACAGAACAACAGTGCTTTGAAggccaacatacacacactgtatcttTGAGGTTGTTGTGCAGTGAGGtccagcaaagaaaaaaacacattcataaataaaataatatagctTGACAGACTGATATGAAACTTTAAGAGCTTTTAACAACTTTGTGGCTTCTTTTTGCATTGGTATCCTTTCTCttattttaaacacacacacgcacacacacacacacacacacacacgattgtGTGGATCAATGGCTGTTATTACAGTATGATGTCAAATATCCACTTGGAAACTTGGCATTGCAACACATAAGTCCCTCTGAGAACATAATGGAAtttttattgcttctttttAAGTCTTGGCAATTGAAAGTCTCTTGATGTGAGATTTTTCATGTGATTCATACAGTATGAAAGTTAAATTATGTGAATTGATAGCAGATGCCTGAGTAGAGATTGAAAGCCCAATGCCGTCCTTTCAAAAGACCTCTTCTGTATAGAGTGAGAATAAAGAATAATTTATCTAGTTCCAATGTGCTGGATGTAATCCATATTGTCTGgcatccaataaaaaaaaacctgaatgaTTTTCTTTATTGTGTGTGGTAGATAGCTAAATGCCCACACAgcgggtgtctgtgtgtgagacgCAGACACCCGCttacacatacagacacgctTGTTTATTTCGATTTTGTTCAGACTGTGTATGATTATAGGTTACTGAGTCAATATTTAGATTTTGCAGGGAAAGCAAAACCAGCCTGTTTATTTTTCTCCTGctactgtgtgtttctctctctctctctctctgtgtgtgtatgtgtgttcgtACACGTGCGTGTACAGAGCCATGATGGACAAAGGCAGATGATTCCAGGTTTGGGTTTTAATTACATGATCAGATTATtcaaatatgaatttttactcttgtgtctctgtgtaaaCTGTTGAGAGAaggcagtgagagagactgCTGATTGGTATCAACACTGTTGTACAAACAAAGGAATACTTTTATTCTAATTTGTAAGCATAAACTTacagaaatacagaacagagagacactGTAGTCTTTGTCATAATTTTCATCATTAACAAGATTACATCAAGTTACATCTAGCTGGCTCGCTGTCAGACAATTACATTTAATTCAGTGGGTTTTTTATGTGCCAAACAGGAAAATGGCAGATTGAGGATTGCTTAAGGGTATAAAGCAGCAGAGGTGAAACTTTTCCTGAGTTTTTGGACAATGGAAAAgataatttatttatgttttcattCCACTATGGAGACAGTATGGTTGTTCCTTAGCCCagaaaatattatataatatataattagCATATTTTTTGCAAAAATGCTTTGCCACTGTAAACTAAGCAATTGTtcatttaaataataaatattgttttgtaaTGTATAATTACAAATACATTATAAAGTACatactttgttttgattttgttttatttggttggggcaacattttttgttttctgtcatgGATAGCCTGACAGGTCAGTACCTGTCTTTGCCTGCTGTAATAGCCCTACACTTCTGACTGATTTCAAGTCCATGTCCAGACAGGCTCTGTTTACTTTACACTCTGATGAGGAGTGTTATGGTGGTggggctctgtgtgtctgtgtgagcgaCAGCTCACTCCATCAACAACTTCCCAACACCCCCACTCCCCTGCAGCTTAGTTTCATTGGTGCTGATTGGAAGGAACGATCACAAAAGACTTCAGGATAAGCACAACATTATGTGCTTATtcagaaaataaagaataacaacaaaaattgacccaaaacaacacaataatTGCTAATGCACACACTCTTCTCAGATGGTCTATCTTCCTGTACAAAGTGCAGGAGTTTACTGGTCACTGGTGGAAGTGGAACATTAAGATTTGGTTAGATTTTGTTGAGAGATAACCTAAATGGCTCTTTGTCATGAGGCCTCTGGAACCACAGTGACGCATCGACCTATTTCAAGGCAAAAGCGCATGCATGTTTTTAATTGGGGTGTTCTTGTCATGAAGCAGGCTTGAGGAAGACATGGATGAGAAAAAGCTAATTAACACAAATCCAAAAATGCCCCATAATATATGATTGCAAACTAAGCGGATAATTTATATTCCAATATTGATTACCCTCATAAACAAGATTTCAACTGTTGTAACCAGCATGCGTACCATACAGGGTTTGTCATTTCAGCCACCATACGACATATTGGGCCTGACGTTGCCCAGTGATCTCATCGTCCTATAAATTATTAGCATGGCTTGTCCTACCACTGTGACAGGACACAGATCTCGAGAGGGGTAGCTGTGTTTAAATTAAACATAAACTCTGTATCCCGGACCACCCTGGCTGGAGCTAAGCTAATCTAAATACTCGTCTTCCACTCCTTCTTCCAGAATGGACCCATATTTGCACCTGAAAGAGGTCTGGAGAACACTTCTGGAGAACTAGTTTCCTTATTCAAGTGATAACACCATCTATAAGTTGCCTTTGTACCTCTATATCACAGACAGCATTTCATATTTCCACACCCAGCATCTCAAATTCACACTGACATTTCAGTGCCTGTCTAAGAATCTCTCTTTAACGCTCTGGTTACCTTCATCAGGAAAGTTTTCTGTTACTAAGGGGAAAAACCTAGTCTAACAGTGGAATAAAACAAATGTACCCCTTTGGAAGCCAAATTGGATGGAGAAACACATGCAGCAGTTTAAGAGGCACGGGGCATCCACAGAAATCAAGAGTTAGTAAGTGAAATGTTTTGTCCAAAGTTGTTCTCGTTACTAGGCAACACTAATGCCTGCAGTGCATGGAGCCAGTCCAGGTGCCTCTCTCGTGTCTACCTTTGATAGCAAATATTCTTTATGAAATATCCATCTGTTCCTCATTGAATGATTATGTGTGAGTTGTTATGGATAATGTCCAGATAGCTATGCAAGAGCAATAGCAAGAACTCGAGTAGCACAAAATGGATCTCAGTGCATCATGACAAAATGCATTCTCCTaagagcatgtgtgtatgtgtgatggtTAAATCTACAGCACATAAGTTATACTGAATCAGTAAAACCTCTGTCTGATGCTCCATCCCATCTTCACAGAGCTATCACCTCACATGGATATTACACAGATAAGGAGGCAAAACACACTTTATAGTGGTCATCCACAGGTCGTATAGAATCATTGAATTCCTGTCTTCTCCCCTCACTGGGGAGAAGACaagacacagagggaaagagagagagagagagagagagagagagacctctcCCTTCCTCAGCCAGACCACCTTGCTGCTGCCGCTCACTCTAATCATCAAACAGCTGAAGAGATTGGACAAGCCCAGAGGGAAAATATCCAGGGCTCTGAACTCTGTATCTTGCAAGAAGGTTGATTTTCTTactgttcattttttttgggggggggggttcaaacAGCAACtgtagtatttgtgtgtgtggaagtgacAAAAAGTGAACTATGAGATTATCTTGATTTATTCTATGGTGCCAGGAGTGACGACAGTTGGACCAGACCACCAGTGGTGCTGTGCATTGCGTAGGGTGGTGTGTTTAgattaagagtgtgtgtgtggttactgTCTCTGAAGACAGCCTCCTCTGTGGTATATCCACCAGAATCGTTATGAGCTTACAGTAAGTGTTTCTTCTGTTATAGTATATTTGTGATTTTAAGGGTTATAAGAACAATAACTGTTAATATGAATAGCAATAATCTGCACACCCAACTGCAGGCCCATTCATTCACATGAACGAAAACATATCGAATGATGTTCTTAGATATGTTTGTATGACTTTCATCGAGTAGTGACATGAAACACATATGTTATATGTTATGTTGTTAAACAAAAATTGGTCTGCTTTTACATTGAGTGGGAATGATGTACACCTCTGTCTACTGTGGCTGTGTTAGTAGTTGATGGGCCTTAAACTGTTGGCATCTTTGGTtttcaatgtggggtccggggaccaccaggggtccttgagggggttccagggggtccccagcaaatttaTGAATTGtaaaacttcagcattatttcattttcaagaagttaacacagttagagaatgtagaagaatgactattttgatcatagtttcactgttatctctctaccagtctcatcaaatgggggtctgtagccctaatgtggactaaattaggagtccttgatatgaaaaaggttgagaatcactgagtTAGAAGACACAGAGGATGCTATTGATTTATACAATCTTACAACTGCTGCCCACCAGTCAGATAGCACAACTGTACCAATTTTGAGTTTACTGAGGCTGGGAGACGCACACCAAAATGGCATAAACCAGCCCAAACATATTTCCTGTTGTGTCTAGCCTGAAGTACTACTGTTACTCTCTGGGCTACCAGCGACATAATCTGGGAACAATGGCGTACTATTCATACATCGTCTTCAGTGTCTCTCCAGCATTGCGATTACTCAGGCAAATGTCAGGAAAGCCCTGGGTCacatctcattttctctgtctcctgaAACAACGGCTACGCCTTAAAGATTGGGCTGAGAATGTGGCCCACACTGGCAGGGGGCCAGGGGGACTGAGTTACAGAACGCACCCTGGAAATGAGGTCCTGGCAAGCTAGCATCCTGCTTTTTCTGTGCTCTTGGTCTCTGGGTGCATagaataattgtgtgtgtgtgtgtgtgtgtgtgtgtgtgtttacag
Encoded proteins:
- the fbp1b gene encoding fructose-1,6-bisphosphatase 1b, yielding MSDRGAFDTDVLTLTRFVLEEGRKAQGTGELTNLLNSICTAVKAISTAVRKAGIANLYGIAGSTNVTGDQVKKLDILSNDLVINMIKSSFSSCILVSEEDERAIIVEPEKQGKYIVCFDPLDGSSNIDCLVSIGTIFAIYRKTTDGEPNEKDALQPGKNIVAAGYALYGSATMMVLSTGQGVNCFMLDPAIGEFILVDRDVKIKKKGKIYSLNEGYAQHFYPDVTEYLQKKKYPEDGSAPYGGRYVGSMVADVHRTLVYGGIFLYPANVKSPKGKLRLLYECNPMAFIMEQAGGMATTGSMNVLDIQPTTIHQRVPVVLGSPDDVKEYISIFKKHAK